A region from the Methanolacinia paynteri genome encodes:
- a CDS encoding RNA polymerase Rpb4 family protein: MKVKGIDSEERITLQEMREMLLKVEADRLGAGKEMSYELRRSIEHANHLSKTSAEKSRELVEKLLSLEKIKPDIAFRIASIMPRTRDELRAIYAKERFTLSGEELDEILDLVEQHF; the protein is encoded by the coding sequence ATGAAAGTAAAAGGAATAGATAGCGAAGAGAGGATAACCCTTCAGGAAATGAGGGAGATGCTGCTGAAGGTCGAGGCGGACCGTCTCGGTGCAGGCAAAGAAATGTCATACGAGCTTCGCAGAAGCATTGAGCATGCCAATCATCTCTCAAAGACAAGTGCGGAAAAATCCAGGGAACTTGTCGAGAAACTCCTTTCGCTGGAAAAAATAAAGCCCGACATTGCATTCAGGATTGCAAGCATAATGCCCAGGACAAGAGACGAGCTTAGGGCAATCTATGCAAAAGAGCGCTTCACCCTTTCAGGTGAGGAGCTCGATGAGATCCTGGACCTTGTCGAGCAGCACTTTTAA
- the rsmA gene encoding 16S rRNA (adenine(1518)-N(6)/adenine(1519)-N(6))-dimethyltransferase RsmA: MSAPHDQHFLTDPDAVRKIAHFSDIKDQTVLEIGPGKGALTKELLERGAKVIAIEIDPKMIEILGSRFADEIDSGRLTLLNEDAVRCDYPDFDIVIANLPYSVSSKITFRLLEHGFKEAVLMYQKEFALRMMALPGTSDCGRLSVMVQTYAKVMPLLNLPPEAFSPPPAVDSMVVRITMKEELTYPVDDPEFYSILVRELFSHRRKTLKKSLKSSRSVIGEERYERIIDNLPDEMLKKRAEELSLKDFSDISNIATA; encoded by the coding sequence ATGAGTGCTCCTCATGATCAGCACTTCCTGACCGATCCCGATGCGGTCAGGAAAATTGCCCATTTTTCAGATATCAAAGATCAGACCGTCCTCGAGATCGGCCCGGGGAAAGGAGCGCTTACAAAAGAGCTGCTTGAAAGAGGAGCGAAGGTAATCGCTATCGAGATCGATCCGAAGATGATCGAGATCCTAGGATCGCGTTTTGCGGACGAGATCGACTCAGGCCGGCTGACTCTGCTCAACGAAGATGCCGTCAGGTGCGATTACCCTGATTTCGATATCGTTATTGCAAATCTTCCATATTCCGTATCATCGAAGATTACCTTCAGGCTCCTCGAGCACGGGTTCAAGGAGGCGGTACTTATGTACCAAAAAGAGTTCGCCCTCCGCATGATGGCACTGCCGGGGACCAGCGACTGCGGAAGACTTTCCGTGATGGTTCAGACATACGCAAAGGTGATGCCTCTTCTCAACCTGCCTCCCGAAGCCTTCTCCCCGCCTCCCGCCGTCGATTCGATGGTCGTGAGAATAACGATGAAAGAGGAACTTACATATCCTGTGGATGATCCGGAATTCTACTCGATTCTTGTAAGGGAGCTGTTTTCACACAGGAGAAAGACCCTGAAGAAATCACTCAAATCCTCAAGGTCGGTGATCGGAGAAGAGAGATACGAGAGAATTATCGATAATCTTCCCGATGAAATGCTGAAAAAGAGAGCCGAGGAACTTTCCCTGAAGGATTTTTCCGATATCTCGAATATTGCAACCGCATAA
- a CDS encoding ATP-binding protein produces MQLRIGKAGGRDFSVDAQELVTGRTCIIAQSGAGKSWSIAVLCEKMCEAGIGFCLIDTEGEYYSLKEKFDNIWWVGAEGADSECEDIEMDYDIERVNLKHLMERAVAESRPVIFDVSEVDMIPRVTRLVNILYDVSTEQRKPYLLIVEEADKFIPQSKDSIKKIEEISRRGRKRGLGLLVATQRPAIVTKNVLSQCNNQIIGKLSIENDLKAVGLFFSSKQEVEELTTLTPGDFFVMGTVTHEKTKMRFGKRLTKHRGLTPLLEEKEITSETVPEDEPEDEVSFKLDSDAAIDDGAKKETGSVSPAEPVDNKPPEQKSKKRKPRAKSSIDAKGGKNCIVPTLSRDEVLDIAYSRLKKRRFGIGTDERLIAAELSFRPVYFVLVRYIKSRIIRSGSTIENSFFLDGLTGDCVDIAGGIAFRRCFSEYIGLDEDSILVLDGMPLAGETSVEIEARTRFPRKAVEKAVASLLERKLLTNGEAVGESGEIKYVPLVKKRLPALSTRIVKTDFRFGLPEEGEVIEETVQKDDVRTILKAIEPTSEIVEFKTFYYPVYEIRIAADHEEKTVSIDALTGKEVRWI; encoded by the coding sequence ATGCAGCTTAGGATAGGTAAAGCAGGGGGAAGGGACTTTAGTGTCGATGCCCAGGAGCTGGTAACCGGGAGGACGTGCATAATCGCACAGTCAGGGGCCGGGAAGAGCTGGAGTATTGCTGTATTATGCGAGAAGATGTGTGAAGCCGGGATCGGTTTCTGCCTGATCGATACCGAGGGCGAATACTATTCGCTGAAGGAAAAATTCGATAATATATGGTGGGTCGGGGCGGAAGGAGCGGATTCAGAGTGCGAAGATATCGAGATGGACTACGATATCGAGAGGGTCAATCTCAAGCATCTTATGGAGAGAGCGGTCGCAGAAAGCCGGCCTGTAATCTTCGATGTCTCCGAGGTCGACATGATCCCGCGTGTCACCCGCCTTGTAAATATACTCTATGATGTGTCGACCGAGCAGAGAAAACCGTACTTACTGATAGTCGAAGAGGCCGACAAATTCATCCCCCAGTCCAAGGATTCGATAAAAAAGATAGAAGAGATATCCCGCCGTGGGAGAAAGAGAGGCCTGGGGCTTCTTGTGGCGACCCAGAGGCCTGCAATAGTCACCAAGAACGTTCTTTCCCAGTGCAACAACCAGATAATCGGAAAACTATCCATTGAAAACGATCTTAAGGCCGTGGGTTTGTTCTTCAGCTCCAAGCAGGAGGTTGAAGAGCTGACAACCCTTACACCCGGTGATTTCTTCGTGATGGGAACAGTTACCCATGAAAAGACGAAGATGAGATTCGGGAAGAGGCTTACGAAACACAGGGGCCTCACACCTCTTCTTGAGGAGAAGGAGATCACATCCGAAACCGTTCCGGAGGACGAACCCGAGGATGAAGTTTCATTCAAACTGGACTCCGATGCGGCAATCGATGACGGTGCTAAAAAGGAGACAGGATCGGTTTCCCCTGCGGAGCCTGTTGACAATAAACCTCCGGAGCAGAAGAGCAAAAAGAGGAAACCAAGAGCTAAGTCCTCGATCGATGCAAAGGGCGGCAAGAACTGCATCGTTCCGACCCTTTCAAGGGATGAGGTTCTTGATATCGCATATTCCAGACTAAAAAAACGCAGGTTTGGAATCGGAACGGATGAAAGACTGATTGCTGCCGAATTATCCTTCAGGCCTGTTTATTTTGTTCTTGTCAGGTACATCAAGAGCAGGATCATCAGGAGCGGCTCGACCATTGAGAATTCTTTCTTTTTAGACGGGCTGACAGGCGATTGCGTCGATATTGCAGGAGGGATCGCGTTCAGGCGGTGTTTCAGCGAGTACATTGGGCTTGATGAAGATTCCATTCTTGTTCTCGACGGCATGCCCCTGGCAGGGGAGACATCCGTAGAGATCGAGGCACGAACGCGTTTTCCGAGAAAGGCCGTCGAGAAGGCGGTGGCATCCCTGCTTGAACGCAAACTTCTCACGAACGGTGAAGCTGTAGGGGAATCCGGCGAGATAAAATATGTCCCGCTCGTAAAAAAGAGGCTCCCTGCTCTTTCCACGAGGATTGTAAAGACGGATTTCAGGTTCGGCCTGCCCGAGGAGGGAGAGGTAATCGAAGAGACTGTTCAGAAGGATGACGTGAGGACTATCCTAAAGGCGATAGAACCGACGTCCGAGATCGTCGAATTCAAAACATTTTATTATCCTGTATACGAGATCAGGATCGCAGCCGATCATGAAGAGAAAACGGTCTCAATAGATGCCCTAACAGGAAAAGAGGTCCGCTGGATCTGA
- a CDS encoding DUF655 domain-containing protein produces the protein MRSDKKELYAVVLDYLPMGHGDARRPQFKKEPLVQAVGTDQYKLLELVPKNAEIKTEETVYIGDKERDKIERVKRRIGYEDLTQTAKLELPYAIEKIVLENEQKYVDFFNKAVPITSKQHMLHLLPGIGKKLMWEILDERNKKPFENFADISERIKTIPHPEQMIIKRIVEEIEDPNIKYHLFTSK, from the coding sequence ATGCGTTCAGATAAAAAAGAGCTTTATGCGGTAGTTTTAGATTATCTTCCTATGGGACACGGCGATGCACGCCGGCCCCAGTTCAAGAAAGAACCTTTGGTACAGGCAGTAGGTACAGATCAGTACAAACTCCTGGAGCTGGTTCCCAAGAATGCCGAGATAAAAACTGAAGAGACAGTATACATCGGTGATAAGGAAAGAGATAAAATTGAACGTGTAAAGCGCAGGATCGGATACGAGGACCTCACCCAGACGGCCAAGCTCGAACTCCCGTACGCAATTGAAAAGATCGTACTGGAGAACGAGCAGAAATATGTAGATTTCTTCAACAAGGCTGTACCGATTACATCAAAGCAGCATATGCTTCATCTTCTCCCGGGGATCGGTAAGAAACTCATGTGGGAAATTCTCGACGAGAGGAACAAGAAACCGTTCGAGAACTTTGCCGACATAAGCGAGAGAATCAAGACCATTCCCCACCCGGAGCAGATGATAATCAAAAGAATAGTCGAAGAGATCGAAGATCCAAACATAAAATATCATCTTTTTACTTCAAAATGA
- a CDS encoding tRNA pseudouridine(54/55) synthase Pus10, whose amino-acid sequence MSDILEKVGEILEYGPVCDHCLGRFFGKLSHGLGNEERGRSLRIAYSLEKNIPYSRETGKCWICGNIFDTAEEWAKKIADALSGIEFETMLVGCRVPPLSAESEEMVWTDLGLESPEPLKAEFNREVGKIVSSITGKQVDFKRPDVVAVCNIPEGTVEIEINPLYIYGRYCKYERGIPQTRWHCRVCRGKGCERCNFTGKMYADSVEELIGRPAIEVFKSKDAVLHGAGREDIDARMLGTGRPFVIEIVEPAIRSFDPEELEKTINESAGGRVSVTIDHISDRKEVETLKSGKAHKKYSILVEVEGEFSADEVKSALNSLRGAIINQRTPERVSHRRADKVRKRQCIDISCTGVEDDSFRIEVLGDAGLYIKELISGDEGRTSPSLSEIINRPARVKSLDVVMVESVVPETRTGEIIQN is encoded by the coding sequence ATGAGCGACATACTTGAGAAGGTCGGCGAGATCCTCGAATACGGACCCGTATGCGATCACTGCCTGGGCAGGTTCTTCGGAAAGCTCTCCCACGGACTCGGAAACGAGGAGCGGGGAAGATCTCTCAGGATCGCATACTCGCTTGAGAAGAATATCCCCTACAGCAGGGAGACCGGAAAATGCTGGATCTGCGGCAACATCTTCGACACTGCCGAAGAGTGGGCGAAGAAGATCGCGGACGCTCTTTCCGGGATCGAGTTTGAAACGATGCTCGTCGGATGCCGCGTCCCTCCCCTCTCTGCAGAGAGCGAGGAGATGGTCTGGACAGATCTCGGACTAGAATCGCCCGAACCCCTGAAAGCTGAATTCAACAGGGAGGTCGGAAAGATCGTCAGCAGCATCACGGGAAAACAGGTCGACTTCAAGAGGCCCGATGTCGTTGCAGTATGCAATATCCCTGAAGGAACCGTTGAAATCGAGATCAATCCCCTCTACATCTACGGCAGGTACTGCAAGTACGAAAGAGGAATCCCCCAGACACGCTGGCATTGCAGGGTGTGCAGGGGCAAAGGATGCGAAAGGTGCAACTTCACCGGCAAGATGTATGCAGACTCGGTAGAGGAACTTATCGGGAGACCTGCAATCGAAGTCTTCAAATCGAAAGATGCAGTCCTTCATGGGGCCGGCAGGGAAGATATCGACGCAAGGATGCTCGGTACCGGCAGGCCTTTCGTAATCGAGATAGTCGAGCCGGCGATCAGATCGTTCGATCCCGAAGAGCTTGAAAAGACAATCAATGAAAGCGCCGGAGGAAGGGTTTCCGTAACCATTGATCACATCAGCGATCGCAAAGAGGTGGAAACCCTTAAATCGGGAAAAGCTCATAAAAAGTACAGCATTCTGGTGGAAGTAGAAGGCGAATTTTCGGCAGATGAAGTCAAATCTGCCTTAAACAGCCTCCGTGGGGCTATAATTAATCAGCGCACCCCGGAAAGGGTTTCTCACCGGAGGGCAGACAAGGTCAGAAAACGTCAGTGCATCGACATCAGCTGCACTGGTGTAGAGGACGACAGCTTCAGGATAGAAGTGCTTGGGGATGCCGGACTCTACATCAAGGAACTGATATCGGGCGATGAAGGACGGACGAGTCCGAGCCTTTCGGAGATAATCAACCGCCCCGCCCGGGTAAAAAGTCTGGATGTTGTAATGGTCGAGAGCGTTGTTCCCGAAACCAGAACCGGCGAAATTATTCAAAATTAA
- a CDS encoding HemK2/MTQ2 family protein methyltransferase, giving the protein MTELFYHEQVYRPEEDTFLLSEAVMHEIKSQDRVIEIGTGSGFISSGIRDKAEYAIATDINPYACITAKKNGVEVVRTDLFSGICGTFDLVIFNPPYLPTKPEERIDDWLEYALDGGEDGRATIQKFAEQLGSALSKTGRCLLLISSLTGTDVVRKIFSELGFLSFIVAEKIVEDERLYVLRVIRDLCRL; this is encoded by the coding sequence ATGACTGAATTATTCTACCACGAGCAGGTCTACCGGCCTGAAGAAGATACATTTTTGCTGTCTGAAGCAGTCATGCACGAGATCAAATCACAGGACCGGGTTATAGAGATCGGAACAGGCAGCGGATTCATCTCGTCGGGAATCAGGGATAAAGCAGAGTATGCGATTGCAACCGATATCAATCCCTATGCCTGCATCACCGCAAAGAAGAACGGCGTAGAGGTTGTAAGGACTGACCTGTTCTCCGGGATCTGCGGTACCTTCGATCTCGTGATCTTCAACCCGCCGTACCTCCCTACGAAGCCGGAAGAGCGGATCGATGACTGGCTGGAATATGCACTTGACGGCGGTGAGGACGGAAGAGCCACGATTCAAAAATTCGCCGAACAGCTCGGTTCAGCCCTGTCAAAGACGGGCAGATGCCTGCTCCTCATCTCTTCACTTACCGGAACGGACGTGGTCAGAAAGATCTTTTCAGAGCTGGGATTTCTCTCTTTTATTGTCGCAGAGAAAATTGTCGAGGATGAAAGGTTGTACGTACTCAGGGTCATACGTGATCTGTGCAGACTCTGA
- the mutL gene encoding DNA mismatch repair endonuclease MutL produces MTDPEAGKIHILSNATINKIAAGEVIERPASVVKELVENSLDAEATSIKVEITSDNSGITKIRISDDGYGMDADSALISFSRHATSKISKISDLYEISTMGFRGEALASIAAVSKVTMITKQRTLEPSPGTKIVIEGGDVVEQSPVSAPDGTSILVEKLFFNTPVRKKFLKSVKTEFTHIFRVVEEAALANSGISFQLLHNGKVSLSTGKSGSVLDTITYVYGTEYAKEMIPVKSLQTFMKVDGFCAPPSLDAPNSRKIIISVNNRPVYSLPLVQAVKRAYGTLLPRERYPVCFLNIRIDRKVVDVNVHPAKKEVRFSREKEITEEIVASVREALDSRNLLFSYGAGNKNIIRKVSVVDDTSQKPLFCVSSEDAVYNPYLGGGNKIPENRSDHSLAEYSTTDSRLRSSADTAESEEDDRKLPYMKVIGQVDDSYIVTQMRGSDEDEMVIIDQHAAHERIMYEIVCEKRTSGHISQELLVPSVIAFKPSESAALSENLQLLEEEGFFLEEFGKDTYALRAVPVILGKKAGTETLKDIVNDLLEGGRAQSLDILKEKISSTIACKAAIKAGTSLSVEQMERLVDQLSRTKNPYSCPHGRPTMISFSKSRLDSMFKRS; encoded by the coding sequence ATGACAGATCCGGAAGCCGGAAAGATACACATCCTGAGCAATGCCACGATCAACAAGATAGCGGCAGGCGAGGTCATCGAAAGGCCGGCATCCGTCGTAAAGGAGCTGGTTGAAAATTCGCTCGATGCAGAAGCAACCTCGATAAAGGTTGAGATCACCTCAGACAATAGCGGAATAACAAAGATCAGGATATCCGACGACGGATACGGAATGGATGCCGATTCAGCCCTTATCTCGTTTTCGAGGCACGCTACCAGCAAAATCTCAAAAATATCCGATCTCTATGAGATCTCGACAATGGGCTTTCGCGGTGAGGCGCTTGCAAGTATAGCAGCTGTATCGAAGGTCACGATGATCACGAAACAAAGGACACTCGAGCCGTCTCCGGGTACAAAGATCGTGATCGAAGGTGGTGACGTTGTCGAACAGTCCCCAGTAAGCGCTCCGGACGGAACAAGCATCCTCGTTGAAAAACTCTTCTTCAATACGCCCGTCAGAAAAAAGTTCCTGAAGTCCGTAAAGACAGAATTCACCCATATATTCAGGGTAGTCGAAGAGGCGGCGCTGGCCAACAGTGGCATCTCATTCCAGCTCCTGCATAACGGCAAGGTCAGCCTTTCTACAGGAAAATCGGGATCGGTTCTCGATACCATCACGTATGTTTACGGGACTGAATATGCAAAGGAGATGATACCGGTAAAGAGTCTCCAGACATTCATGAAAGTCGACGGCTTCTGTGCACCACCTTCCCTTGATGCTCCCAATTCCAGGAAGATTATCATATCCGTAAACAACCGTCCGGTTTATTCCCTTCCTCTCGTCCAGGCGGTGAAGAGGGCATACGGCACCCTTCTCCCGCGGGAGAGATACCCGGTATGTTTCCTGAATATCAGGATTGACAGGAAAGTTGTAGATGTAAACGTCCACCCGGCTAAAAAAGAAGTCCGTTTCTCAAGAGAGAAAGAGATAACAGAAGAAATAGTAGCTTCAGTCAGGGAGGCGCTGGACTCCAGGAACCTGCTGTTTTCGTATGGTGCTGGAAATAAAAACATCATCCGGAAGGTTTCCGTTGTCGACGATACCTCTCAGAAGCCGTTGTTTTGCGTATCATCTGAAGACGCAGTTTATAATCCCTATTTGGGAGGGGGAAACAAAATTCCGGAGAATAGGTCCGACCATTCCCTGGCAGAGTATTCAACTACGGATTCGAGGCTCCGTTCGTCAGCGGATACCGCAGAATCTGAAGAGGATGACAGAAAACTTCCCTACATGAAGGTCATCGGGCAGGTCGACGATTCATATATAGTAACCCAGATGAGGGGAAGCGACGAGGACGAAATGGTGATAATCGATCAGCATGCCGCCCATGAGAGAATAATGTACGAGATTGTCTGTGAGAAGAGGACCTCGGGCCACATCTCACAGGAGCTTCTCGTTCCTTCGGTGATCGCATTCAAGCCGTCCGAGTCCGCAGCACTTTCAGAAAACCTTCAGCTTCTTGAGGAGGAGGGTTTCTTCCTCGAGGAGTTCGGGAAGGACACTTATGCTCTCAGGGCTGTCCCGGTAATTCTTGGGAAAAAGGCAGGAACCGAAACACTGAAAGATATCGTAAACGATCTGCTCGAAGGGGGCAGGGCCCAGTCTCTCGATATTCTGAAAGAAAAAATCTCCTCCACTATCGCATGCAAAGCTGCAATAAAAGCGGGAACCTCGTTATCCGTGGAGCAGATGGAGAGACTAGTCGATCAGCTTTCGAGAACGAAAAATCCGTATTCATGTCCTCACGGAAGGCCGACCATGATCTCTTTTTCGAAATCGCGGCTGGACTCTATGTTTAAAAGAAGTTAA
- a CDS encoding DUF308 domain-containing protein, with amino-acid sequence MTDVVIVEEDGFSPVNWWIFLLQGLIAVIFGLILMVWAPAVFNLISYFLGALIVIYSISIIIKGAVGQKSGKSRALLVILGIIGIIIGLLVLLNIEIMWLTIAVFIAIWAFISGFGDLWLGFTAEKESGWYRVLLVITGIIALAIGFFVILMPLMMDYVFVMVLGAFLFVLGIVSIITGFIVQAKLKG; translated from the coding sequence ATGACTGACGTAGTTATAGTGGAAGAAGATGGTTTCTCTCCCGTAAACTGGTGGATCTTCCTTCTTCAGGGCCTTATCGCGGTAATTTTCGGTTTAATTCTGATGGTATGGGCACCGGCGGTTTTCAACCTGATCTCGTACTTCCTCGGTGCATTGATAGTAATCTACAGCATCTCTATTATCATCAAGGGTGCTGTAGGGCAAAAAAGCGGAAAATCAAGAGCCCTGCTGGTGATTTTAGGAATTATCGGTATAATTATCGGACTGCTTGTTCTCCTGAACATCGAGATTATGTGGCTGACGATAGCCGTATTTATTGCCATATGGGCATTCATATCCGGTTTCGGAGATCTCTGGCTCGGATTTACAGCCGAGAAGGAGAGCGGATGGTACAGGGTTCTTCTTGTAATCACAGGAATCATAGCACTGGCAATCGGGTTCTTCGTTATCCTGATGCCGCTCATGATGGATTATGTCTTTGTTATGGTTCTCGGAGCATTCTTATTCGTGCTTGGAATTGTAAGCATCATAACCGGCTTTATTGTCCAGGCAAAATTAAAGGGATAA
- a CDS encoding signal recognition particle protein Srp54: protein MLDRLGSGLKDALKKLAGKTVIDKVAVEELVKDLQRVLLQADVNVKLVMNLSKAIKQRSLEEEPPKGMSVREHVLRIVYQELVNLMGEEIEVTLGPQTILMAGLQGSGKTTTTGKLSRYFQKKGLRVGVICADVFRPGAYDQLKTLCDKVNVPCYGEPGETDAVKIVENGMKQLKNAEVLIIDTQGRHALEDELIDEIIKINDLSKASHRWLVLDAALGQQAREQAARFHDAISIDGVIITKMDGTAKGGGALSAVAETGSGIVFVGSGETIDDLERFDPDSFISRLLGMGDLKSLIERAEEAINAEEVDVNAMMKGKFTLRDMYKQLESLKKMGPLKQVMSMLPLGNIEIPEDAFDTTGKKMEAYKVIMDSMTNEELDDPSVIHASRIQRIATGAGVSQEEVRELLKYHKTMQRTLKGFKGMGGGKFNMQRMMKKFGGGM, encoded by the coding sequence ATGCTCGATCGCCTGGGCTCGGGATTAAAGGACGCGTTAAAGAAACTTGCCGGAAAGACCGTAATCGACAAGGTAGCGGTAGAGGAGCTTGTAAAGGATCTCCAGAGAGTGCTCCTGCAGGCCGATGTAAATGTCAAGCTTGTAATGAATCTCTCGAAGGCCATCAAGCAGCGTTCGCTCGAAGAAGAGCCACCCAAGGGAATGAGCGTCCGTGAGCACGTCTTAAGGATCGTGTACCAGGAGCTCGTAAACCTCATGGGCGAGGAGATCGAGGTAACGCTCGGTCCGCAGACGATCCTCATGGCCGGTCTACAGGGAAGCGGAAAGACGACCACGACCGGAAAACTCAGCAGGTACTTCCAGAAGAAAGGACTGAGAGTAGGAGTAATCTGTGCGGATGTCTTCAGGCCCGGTGCATACGACCAGTTAAAGACACTCTGCGACAAGGTAAACGTCCCCTGCTACGGGGAACCTGGAGAGACCGATGCCGTTAAGATCGTCGAAAACGGCATGAAGCAGCTCAAGAACGCTGAAGTCCTGATTATCGATACACAGGGCCGTCATGCGCTCGAAGACGAGCTCATCGACGAGATTATCAAAATAAACGATCTCTCGAAGGCGTCGCACAGGTGGCTCGTTCTCGATGCGGCACTCGGTCAGCAGGCGCGCGAGCAGGCTGCAAGGTTCCACGATGCAATCAGCATCGACGGTGTCATCATCACGAAGATGGACGGAACTGCAAAGGGCGGCGGTGCCTTGTCGGCCGTAGCCGAAACCGGATCGGGTATCGTATTCGTCGGAAGCGGAGAGACTATAGACGATCTCGAACGCTTCGATCCCGACAGCTTCATCTCGAGACTTCTCGGAATGGGAGACCTGAAGTCCCTCATCGAACGCGCAGAGGAGGCTATCAACGCTGAAGAAGTCGATGTAAACGCCATGATGAAAGGAAAGTTCACCCTCAGGGACATGTACAAGCAGCTTGAATCCCTGAAGAAGATGGGCCCCTTAAAGCAGGTCATGTCGATGCTTCCGCTCGGAAACATAGAGATCCCCGAGGATGCCTTCGATACCACCGGAAAGAAGATGGAAGCCTACAAGGTGATCATGGACTCCATGACAAACGAGGAGCTTGACGATCCCTCCGTTATTCATGCATCGAGAATCCAGAGGATTGCCACGGGCGCGGGAGTCTCCCAGGAAGAAGTAAGGGAACTCCTCAAGTACCATAAAACGATGCAGCGCACCCTTAAAGGATTCAAGGGGATGGGCGGCGGCAAATTCAACATGCAGCGGATGATGAAGAAGTTCGGCGGCGGGATGTAA
- a CDS encoding 50S ribosomal protein L21e, whose protein sequence is MAHHFGQRKKTRYKFKKDLRKRGMAPVTSIIQEFEEGQKVHIVIDSSVQKGMPHRRFQGRTGEIIGKQGHAWVLEINDGNSRKTVVARPQHLKPQKQ, encoded by the coding sequence ATGGCACATCACTTTGGTCAGAGAAAAAAGACCCGATATAAGTTCAAGAAAGATCTCAGAAAGAGAGGAATGGCTCCTGTAACTTCAATCATTCAGGAATTCGAAGAAGGCCAGAAGGTACACATCGTAATCGATTCCAGTGTGCAGAAAGGCATGCCCCACCGCAGGTTCCAGGGAAGAACCGGCGAAATTATCGGGAAGCAGGGTCACGCATGGGTCCTTGAGATCAACGACGGCAATTCCAGAAAGACTGTAGTCGCAAGACCGCAACATCTAAAACCACAAAAGCAGTAA
- the trmY gene encoding tRNA (pseudouridine(54)-N(1))-methyltransferase TrmY, with product MKRFLIIGHKAVTEGGFSLNDMPGGAGRMDVLCRCVNSCFFLSHDLRRDVECYLLLLGEPNPPKTILIKGNEVRYLNPDERSAGSLIKKALQVVCGEEFIESTKGIYIRNGGLERLLDEIDFSVLDENGTDIRSVEDVPENYILSDHMNFSEEEESLIKDLPKISAGPKVLHADHTVIVILNEHDRREK from the coding sequence ATGAAAAGATTTCTTATTATCGGCCACAAGGCTGTTACCGAAGGCGGTTTTTCCCTTAACGACATGCCCGGTGGGGCAGGAAGGATGGATGTCCTGTGCAGGTGCGTCAACTCCTGCTTCTTCCTCTCCCACGATCTCCGGAGGGATGTCGAATGTTATCTTCTCCTCCTCGGAGAACCCAATCCCCCGAAGACAATCCTGATTAAGGGAAACGAAGTTCGCTACCTCAATCCCGACGAGAGGAGTGCAGGCTCGCTGATAAAAAAAGCACTTCAGGTTGTCTGCGGAGAGGAGTTCATCGAATCCACAAAGGGCATCTACATCAGAAACGGCGGACTGGAAAGACTCCTGGATGAGATCGACTTTTCAGTTCTCGATGAAAACGGAACGGACATCCGCAGCGTAGAGGATGTTCCGGAGAACTACATACTCTCGGATCACATGAATTTTTCAGAAGAGGAAGAGAGTCTGATAAAGGATCTCCCGAAGATCTCCGCCGGGCCGAAGGTGCTGCACGCGGATCATACTGTTATCGTAATCCTCAATGAACACGACAGGAGAGAAAAATGA